One stretch of Vulpes lagopus strain Blue_001 chromosome 12, ASM1834538v1, whole genome shotgun sequence DNA includes these proteins:
- the CBX2 gene encoding chromobox protein homolog 2 isoform X3 yields the protein MSCSRHSKLKEPDAPSKSSSSSSSSTSSSTSSDEEDDSDLDAKRGPRGRETHPVPQKKAQILVAKPELKDPIRKKRGRKPLPPEQKAARRPVSLAKVLKTARKDLGAPASKLPPPLSAPVAGLAALKAHAKEACSGPGAMATPENLASLMKGMAGSPSRGGISWQSSIVHYMNRMSQSQAQAASRLALKAQTAGKCGLGLDLKVRTQKGELGLSSPGSKVPKAPSSGAVEQKGGGAGGPPYIHSSSKGPAGCLGPQPAPTQELSLQVLDLQSVKNGTAGVGMVARHATASKGVPATNPTTGKSAGGGLTGGSGATVPSDTSKSEKLASRVAALPTSAGKRDCMKGSTAPSSQEGHRAPGDARKLALPSELSAGEESSSDSDPGSASPPGARQNPSVSVQTSQDWKPTRSLIEHVFVTDVTANLITVTVKESPTSVGFFNLRHY from the exons ATGTCCTGCAGCCGGCACTCCAAGCTCAAG GAACCCGACGCTCCCTCCAAATCCAgcagctcctcctcttcctccacgtCTTCTTCCACTTCCTCAGATGAAGAGGACGACAGTGATTTAGACGCCAAGAGGGGTCCCCGGGGCCGCGAGACCCACCCAGTGCCTCAGAAGAAGGCCCAGATCTTGGTGGCCAAACCGGAATTGAAGGACCCCATCCGGAAGAAGCGAGGCCGCaagcccctgcccccagagcagaAGGCGGCCCGGAGACCCGTGAGCCTGGCCAAGGTGCTGAAGACTGCCCGGAAGGACCTGGGGGCGCCGGCCAGCAAGCTGCCCCCGCCGCTCAGCGCCCCCGTGGCAGGCCTGGCAGCCCTGAAGGCCCACGCCAAGGAGGCGTGCAGTGGCCCCGGTGCCATGGCCACCCCGGAGAACCTGGCCAGCCTGATGAAGGGCATGGCCGGCAGCCCCAGCCGGGGCGGCATCAGCTGGCAGAGCTCCATCGTGCACTACATGAACCGAATGAGccagagccaggcccaggccGCCAGCAGACTGGCGCTCAAGGCCCAGACCGCCGGCAAGTGCGGCCTCGGGCTGGACCTCAAGGTGAGGACGCAGAAGGGGGAGCTGGGGTTAAGCTCCCCAGGAAGCAAAGTCCCAAAGGCCCCCAGCAGTGGGGCTGTGGAGCAGAaaggggggggcgcaggggggcccCCCTACATCCACAGTAGCAGCAAGGGCCCTGCTGGGTGCCTGGGCCCCCAGCCTGCTCCCACCCAGGAGCTGAGCCTCCAGGTCTTGGACTTACAGAGTGTCAAGAACGGCACAGCTGGGGTGGGCATGGTTGCCCGCCATGCCACGGCCAGCAAGGGTGTCCCTGCCACCAACCCAACCACCGGGAAGAGCGCCGGGGGTGGCCTCACCGGGGGGAGCGGGGCCACTGTGCCCTCCGACACCAGCAAGAGTGAGAAGCTGGCTTCCCGGGTGGCAGCTCTGCCCACTTCTGCAGGCAAGAGGGACTGTATGAAGGGCAGCACGGCCCCCAGCAGTCAGGAGGGCCACAGGGCCCCCGGCGACGCCCGCAAGTTGGCCTTGCCTTCAGAGCTGAGCGCTGGCGAGGAGAGTAGCTCCGACTCAGACCCCGGCTCCGCCTCGCCACCCGGCGCCAGACAAAACCCATCAGTGTCGGTCCAGACCAGCCAGGACTGGAAGCCCACCCGCAGCCTCATTGAGCATGTCTTCGTCACCGACGTCACTGCCAACCTCATCACGGTCACGGTGAAGGAGTCCCCTACCAGCGTGGGCTTCTTCAACCTGAGACATTACTGA
- the CBX8 gene encoding chromobox protein homolog 8, which yields MELSAVGERVFAAEALLKRRIRKGRMEYLVKWKGWSQKYSTWEPEENILDARLLAAFEEREREMELYGPKKRGPKPKTFLLKAQAKAKAKTYEFRSDSARGIRIPYPGRSPQDLASTSRARDGLRNMGLSPPGSSSSTSSTCRVEPPRDRDRERERERERERERQRERERGASRTDDKPSSPGDSSKKRGPKPRKELLDPSQRPLGEASDGLGDYLKGRKVDEAPPGAGKFPAGHSVIQLARRQDSDLAQCGVASPSPAEATGKLAVDTFPARVIKHRATFLEARGQGALDPGGPRVRHGSGTPGSVGGLYRDMGAQGGRPSLIARIPVARILGDPEEESWSPSLTNLEKVVVTDVTSNFLTVTIKESNTDQGFFKEKR from the exons ATGGAGCTTTCGGCGGTGGGGGAGCGGGTGTTCGCGGCCGAAGCCCTCCTGAAGCGGCGCATACGGAAA GGACGCATGGAATACCTCGTGAAATGGAAGGGCTGGTCGCAGAA GTACAGCACATGGGAACCCGAGGAAAACATCCTGGATGCTCGCCTGCTCGCAGCCTTTGAGGAAAG gGAGCGGGAGATGGAGCTCTACGGCCCCAAAAAGCGAGGACCCAAACCCAAAACCTTCCTCCTCAAG GCCCAGGCCAAGGCAAAGGCCAAAACATACGAGTTCAGAAGTGACTCTGCCCGGGGCATCCGGATCCCCTACCCTGGACGCTCCCCCCAGGACCTGGCCTCTACTTCCAGAGCCCGTGATGGCCTGCGGAACATGGGTCTGTCCCCGCCcggaagcagcagcagcaccagcagcacctgccGAGTGGAGCCCCCTCGGGACCGGGACCGAGAGCGGGAGAGGGAGCGCGAGCGGGAGCGAGAGAGGCAGCGCGAGCGCGAGCGGGGTGCCAGCCGCACGGATGACAAGCCCAGCTCGCCGGGGGACAGCTCCAAGAAGCGAGGCCCCAAGCCCCGGAAGGAGCTCCTGGACCCCTCGCAGAGGCCCTTGGGAGAAGCCAGCGATGGCCTCGGAGATTACCTCAAGGGCAGGAAGGTGGACGAAGCCCCTCCCGGGGCAGGGAAGTTCCCCGCTGGCCACAGCGTGATCCAGCTAGCCCGGAGGCAGGACTCGGACCTGGCCCAGTGCGGTgtggccagccccagccccgcggaGGCCACAGGCAAGCTGGCTGTGGACACCTTTCCGGCCAGGGTCATAAAGCACAGGGCCACTttcctggaggccagaggccagggggCCCTAGACCCGGGTGGCCCCCGTGTCCGGCATGGCTCAGGCACCCCTGGCTCTGTGGGGGGCTTGTATCGGGACATGGGGGCCCAGGGGGGAAGGCCCTCCCTCATCGCCAGGATCCCAGTGGCCAGGATCCTGGGGGACCCAGAGGAAGAGTCCTGGAGTCCCTCTCTGACCAACCTGGAGAAAGTGGTGGTCACTGACGTGACCTCAAACTTTTTGACCGTCACCATTAAGGAAAGTAACACGGACCAAggcttttttaaagagaaaagatga